From a region of the uncultured Draconibacterium sp. genome:
- a CDS encoding porin family protein: MKTSTRLLVLAVFIVFSCSLFAQTIGVKAGYTLSDLFLEEDGESASEDFSMRSGFHLGPVFEWDINEGAGIETALLLTTKGIKMDESESYEGITYNAKANVNLWYLDIPVYGKLYADVGQTRIYGMAGPYIGIGLSGKTKMEESGGSENFSEEWGIEWGDSEEDDLKRLELGLAVGGGIEVNSFFFEFTSHFGLNNISPQSDYDVIARNRAFMFSLGYKFRK, from the coding sequence ATGAAAACATCTACCCGCTTATTAGTTTTGGCAGTTTTTATCGTTTTTTCGTGCAGCTTGTTCGCCCAAACCATCGGGGTAAAAGCTGGTTACACCCTGTCTGATTTATTTCTGGAAGAAGATGGCGAATCTGCCAGCGAAGATTTTAGTATGAGATCGGGATTTCATTTAGGACCTGTATTCGAATGGGATATAAATGAAGGCGCCGGCATTGAAACGGCTTTGTTGCTCACAACAAAAGGTATAAAAATGGATGAGTCGGAGTCGTACGAAGGAATTACGTATAATGCAAAGGCGAATGTTAACCTGTGGTACCTCGATATTCCGGTATATGGGAAATTGTATGCCGATGTTGGGCAGACACGGATTTACGGAATGGCCGGCCCGTATATTGGAATTGGGCTTAGCGGCAAAACAAAAATGGAAGAATCGGGTGGTAGCGAAAACTTTAGTGAAGAATGGGGTATTGAGTGGGGAGATTCAGAAGAGGACGATTTGAAACGTCTAGAGCTTGGTTTAGCAGTTGGCGGAGGTATTGAAGTTAATTCGTTTTTCTTTGAATTTACAAGTCATTTTGGCCTGAACAATATTTCACCACAATCCGATTATGATGTGATTGCCCGAAACCGTGCCTTTATGTTCTCGCTGGGCTATAAATTTCGGAAGTAG
- a CDS encoding class I SAM-dependent methyltransferase yields MDRFIKNIDNQIKFNQSKNIFLDNLDFFQFAEETVKAISNIDKLNPDSKEYLIDYATDKAIEEFCRVNQYYSFDLKAKNNLRKIYSDLFENFRIRTNSIEDISKIHYEKLKSWLKENNPFAEKIYKKDNEIVSAVACSEYSPELQFNILQIDVKQLMQPILDIGCGTNGHLVNYFIDQGLEVYGIDRFKFTTSNLKTADWLEYDYGKDKWGTIISNIGFSNHFYHHNLREDGNYIGYGKTYVSILNSLKVGGCFHYAPDLPFIEKYLDKNQFDLKKYEIDKYDFKTTIIRKMK; encoded by the coding sequence ATGGATAGATTTATAAAAAATATTGATAACCAAATAAAGTTCAATCAGAGCAAAAATATCTTTCTTGATAATTTGGATTTTTTTCAGTTTGCTGAAGAAACGGTTAAAGCTATTTCAAATATTGACAAGTTAAATCCAGATTCAAAGGAATACTTAATTGATTATGCTACTGATAAAGCAATAGAAGAATTCTGCAGAGTAAATCAATACTATTCGTTTGACTTGAAAGCGAAAAATAACCTGAGAAAAATTTACTCTGACTTATTTGAAAACTTTCGGATACGAACAAATTCGATTGAAGATATTTCAAAAATTCATTACGAAAAACTAAAAAGTTGGTTAAAGGAAAATAATCCTTTCGCGGAAAAAATTTATAAAAAGGATAACGAGATTGTAAGTGCTGTTGCTTGTTCTGAATATTCGCCAGAATTGCAATTTAATATTTTACAGATTGATGTTAAGCAATTAATGCAACCGATTTTAGATATAGGTTGTGGTACCAATGGACATTTAGTTAATTACTTTATAGATCAAGGACTTGAAGTTTATGGAATTGACAGATTTAAGTTTACAACCTCAAACTTAAAGACAGCTGATTGGTTGGAATACGATTATGGAAAAGATAAATGGGGGACAATAATTAGTAACATAGGATTTTCAAATCATTTCTATCATCATAATTTGAGAGAAGACGGAAATTATATTGGATATGGGAAAACTTACGTGAGTATTCTGAATTCATTGAAAGTTGGTGGATGTTTCCATTATGCTCCGGATTTGCCATTTATTGAGAAATATCTTGATAAAAATCAGTTTGACCTGAAAAAATACGAGATTGACAAATACGATTTTAAAACAACGATTATAAGAAAAATGAAATAA
- the nifJ gene encoding pyruvate:ferredoxin (flavodoxin) oxidoreductase, whose protein sequence is MAKQKKMVTCDGNYAAAYMSYMFSEVACIYPITPSSTMAEYVDEWAAFGKKNMFGRPVRLAEMQSEAGAAGAVHGALQSGALTSTYTASQGLLLMIPNMYKIAGELLPTVFHVSARALAGHALSIFGDHSDVYAARQTGFAMLASGSVQEEMDLAGVAHLATLKSRVPFLAFFDGFRTSHEIQKIEAIDQEDIVPLIDQEAIQEFRNRALNPENPVTRGTAQNPDIFFQAKESANKFYDAVPDIVADYMDEISKITGRKYRPFTYYGAPDAENIIIAMGSVTETIKETIDYLTAQGKKVGLMSVHLFRPFSAKYFVEALPDSVKRIAVLDRAAEPGSTGEPLFLDVQSQFYGKEEAPVIVGGRYGLGSKDTTPSQILSVYENLEMKEPKGNFTIGIVDDVTFKSLPLKEEINMTPEGTYQAKFYGLGSDGTVGANKNSIKIIGDATDKSCQGYFQYDSKKSGGFTCSHLRFGDKPIRSTYLVTTPDFVACHVPAYVNMYDVLKGLKKGGSFLLNSINDAEETKKQLPDAMKKYLAENEINFYIINGTKLGEEIGLGTRTNTIMQSAFFKITEVIPFEMAVEQMKAAIVKSYGKKGEHIVNMNYAAVDAGGKNVVKVEVPTEWKDIVVAEEEAVATDRPEYITKVVDVINAQKGDDLPVSTFAGSEDGQFPLGTAAFEKRGIAVNVPEWQSENCIQCNQCAYVCPHAAIRPFLMTEEEVEAAPEGTETKTATPAKVFGGLNFRIQVSPLDCTGCGNCADVCPSKVKSLVMKPLATQQAEVGRWDFMDKKVTVKETVVDKTKSVKNSQFAQPLFEFSGACAGCGETPYIKLITQLYGERMMVANATGCSSIYGGSAPSTPYCKHKESGNGPAWANSLFEDNAEYGFGFSEGVSAQRDRIAEIMTTALSNGASDAEKEVFGEWLEKKDNAEGSVVATNKVLDVIKASDSQYAKDILSLKQYLVKKSIWVFGGDGWAYDIGYGGLDHVMASGEDVNVLVMDTEVYSNTGGQSSKATPVGAVAKFAASGKKVRKKDLGAMMMSYGYVYVAQVAMGANQSQYFKALKEAEAYPGPSIIIAYSPCINHGLRASMGRTQEEEKKAVASGYWHLFRYNPLLEEEGKNPFQLDSKTPEWSQFQDFLNGEVRYTSLKKSFPAEADELFAAAEDNAKWRYASYQRMAAMDYSKPEEGEE, encoded by the coding sequence ATGGCAAAACAAAAAAAGATGGTAACATGTGACGGAAACTACGCTGCGGCGTATATGAGTTACATGTTCAGCGAAGTCGCCTGTATTTATCCGATCACTCCGTCGTCAACCATGGCAGAGTACGTTGATGAATGGGCTGCTTTTGGAAAGAAAAATATGTTTGGTCGCCCAGTACGTTTGGCAGAAATGCAAAGTGAAGCCGGTGCTGCCGGTGCTGTTCACGGAGCACTGCAATCGGGTGCCTTAACTTCTACTTACACTGCATCACAGGGTTTATTATTAATGATCCCTAACATGTACAAAATTGCGGGTGAGTTATTACCAACCGTATTTCACGTAAGTGCACGTGCCCTGGCCGGTCACGCATTATCGATTTTTGGCGACCACAGTGACGTTTACGCTGCCCGTCAAACAGGTTTTGCAATGTTGGCTTCGGGTTCAGTACAGGAAGAAATGGACCTTGCAGGTGTTGCTCACCTGGCTACACTGAAATCAAGAGTTCCTTTCCTTGCTTTCTTCGATGGATTCCGTACTTCACACGAAATTCAGAAAATTGAAGCTATCGATCAGGAAGACATTGTTCCACTGATTGACCAGGAAGCCATTCAGGAATTCCGCAATCGTGCGTTAAATCCTGAAAATCCTGTAACCCGCGGTACAGCTCAAAACCCTGATATTTTCTTCCAGGCGAAAGAATCAGCAAACAAATTTTACGATGCAGTTCCCGATATCGTAGCTGACTATATGGATGAAATCAGCAAAATTACAGGTAGAAAATACCGTCCTTTCACTTATTACGGTGCACCTGATGCTGAAAACATCATTATTGCAATGGGTTCGGTTACTGAAACCATTAAAGAAACCATTGACTACTTAACTGCTCAAGGCAAAAAAGTAGGTTTAATGTCGGTACACTTGTTCCGTCCATTCTCAGCAAAATACTTTGTTGAAGCATTACCTGATTCAGTAAAACGTATTGCTGTTTTAGACCGTGCTGCTGAACCTGGATCAACCGGAGAGCCATTATTCCTTGATGTTCAATCGCAATTCTACGGAAAAGAAGAGGCACCTGTAATTGTAGGTGGTCGTTATGGTTTAGGATCAAAAGATACTACTCCATCACAAATTCTTTCAGTTTACGAAAACCTTGAAATGAAAGAGCCAAAAGGCAACTTCACTATCGGTATCGTTGATGATGTGACATTCAAATCACTTCCATTGAAAGAAGAAATCAACATGACTCCGGAAGGAACTTACCAAGCTAAATTCTACGGTTTGGGTTCTGACGGTACTGTTGGTGCAAACAAAAACTCGATTAAAATTATTGGTGACGCAACAGATAAATCATGTCAGGGATACTTCCAGTACGACTCGAAAAAGTCGGGAGGTTTCACTTGTTCACACTTACGCTTCGGGGATAAACCAATCCGATCAACTTACCTTGTTACAACACCTGACTTTGTTGCTTGTCACGTTCCGGCATACGTAAATATGTACGACGTGCTTAAAGGCCTGAAAAAAGGTGGTTCTTTCTTGCTCAACTCTATTAACGATGCAGAAGAAACCAAAAAACAGTTGCCTGATGCAATGAAGAAATATTTGGCCGAGAACGAAATCAATTTCTACATCATCAACGGTACAAAACTGGGTGAAGAGATTGGTTTGGGAACTCGTACCAACACCATCATGCAATCGGCTTTCTTTAAAATTACTGAAGTAATTCCATTCGAAATGGCTGTTGAGCAAATGAAAGCTGCCATTGTAAAATCGTACGGTAAAAAAGGTGAGCATATTGTAAACATGAACTACGCAGCGGTTGACGCCGGTGGTAAAAACGTAGTAAAAGTTGAAGTTCCTACTGAATGGAAAGACATTGTTGTTGCTGAAGAAGAAGCAGTAGCTACCGATCGTCCGGAATACATTACAAAAGTGGTTGACGTGATCAACGCACAAAAAGGTGATGATCTTCCTGTTTCTACTTTCGCAGGTTCAGAAGATGGTCAATTCCCACTTGGAACAGCAGCCTTCGAAAAACGTGGTATTGCAGTAAACGTTCCTGAATGGCAGTCGGAAAACTGTATTCAGTGTAACCAGTGTGCTTACGTTTGTCCTCACGCAGCTATTCGTCCATTCCTGATGACGGAAGAAGAAGTTGAAGCAGCGCCTGAAGGAACCGAAACAAAAACTGCAACTCCAGCCAAAGTATTTGGTGGATTGAATTTCCGTATACAGGTATCGCCACTCGACTGTACAGGTTGTGGTAACTGTGCCGATGTTTGTCCATCGAAAGTGAAGTCGCTTGTAATGAAGCCACTTGCAACTCAACAGGCTGAAGTTGGTCGTTGGGATTTCATGGACAAAAAAGTTACTGTTAAAGAAACTGTTGTTGACAAAACAAAATCAGTTAAAAATTCACAGTTCGCTCAGCCATTATTCGAGTTCTCTGGAGCTTGTGCAGGTTGTGGTGAAACTCCATACATTAAACTGATCACTCAGCTTTACGGCGAGCGTATGATGGTTGCCAACGCTACAGGTTGTTCTTCAATCTATGGTGGTTCTGCTCCATCTACTCCATACTGTAAACACAAAGAGTCTGGTAATGGTCCGGCCTGGGCTAACTCACTGTTCGAAGACAACGCCGAGTACGGTTTTGGATTCTCTGAAGGTGTTAGCGCACAACGCGATCGTATTGCCGAAATTATGACTACAGCCCTTTCAAACGGAGCTTCTGACGCAGAGAAAGAAGTATTTGGCGAATGGCTGGAGAAAAAAGACAATGCCGAAGGTTCAGTTGTTGCAACAAATAAAGTGCTTGACGTTATTAAAGCAAGCGACAGCCAATATGCTAAAGACATCCTATCATTAAAACAATACCTGGTTAAGAAATCGATTTGGGTATTCGGTGGTGACGGATGGGCTTACGACATTGGTTACGGTGGTTTAGATCACGTAATGGCAAGCGGCGAAGATGTAAACGTATTGGTAATGGATACCGAAGTTTACTCTAACACCGGTGGTCAATCTTCAAAAGCAACACCTGTTGGAGCGGTAGCTAAATTTGCTGCATCGGGTAAAAAAGTACGTAAAAAAGACCTTGGCGCTATGATGATGAGCTATGGTTACGTATACGTTGCACAAGTAGCAATGGGAGCTAACCAGTCGCAGTACTTTAAAGCACTGAAAGAAGCTGAGGCTTATCCTGGACCTTCAATTATTATTGCTTATTCTCCATGTATCAACCACGGATTACGCGCCAGCATGGGACGTACCCAGGAAGAAGAGAAAAAAGCAGTTGCTTCAGGATACTGGCACTTATTCCGCTACAATCCACTATTGGAAGAAGAGGGTAAAAACCCATTCCAATTGGATTCGAAGACACCGGAATGGAGTCAATTCCAGGACTTCCTGAACGGCGAGGTTCGTTATACTTCACTGAAGAAATCGTTCCCTGCTGAAGCTGATGAATTGTTCGCTGCTGCTGAAGATAACGCAAAATGGCGTTACGCATCATACCAACGTATGGCAGCTATGGATTATTCAAAACCTGAAGAAGGAGAAGAATAG
- a CDS encoding beta-L-arabinofuranosidase domain-containing protein produces the protein MKRACKSFTLDRMIKRGELHTIPLKTSNFNRMNLVKPIVGIILAFCAWGTSSVFAQSGDQILDGIGETGLIARYTLEENAKDWSRNNLHGTIHGPAYKFVDDEVFGKVLSLSGDGKTYISIPGEMLAGEESMSISGWIFPQSAESTAPFFDFGKNGKSALFMAPGANNTYVAQINTGANIYTANSEAPELNKWNHIAVVINVPEKTFTTYLNGKQLSEVKNIEVELKQLFDGKDGESQFRIGSAALNAKLHDFRIYRIPLSERQIGWINFSALHKEEAEEMMRNRQEAELQEFPESTPQLYNKYLTDVPTIEVETEVGFLPRLPRFVKGVYSNNFEGPEVRVLWPAPEDNSEVQSAGKYTVSGRVAGTNIQPKAIVSVVKHDHDHHAPHRTLEAFDLNEVQLTEDLHNHKTKFVENRDKFVNGLLETNPDDFLYMFRNAFGQEQPAGAEPLGVWDSQETKLRGHATGHYLSALAQAYSSAAYDPAIQAKFAKKMEYMVNTLYDLAELSGTPKTAGGESVADPLAVPPGPGKVDFDSDLSEDGIRTDYWNWGKGFISAYPPDQFIMLEHGAKYGTDNDKVWAPYYTLHKILAGLMDIYEVSGNKKALDIVEGMGDWVHARLSVVPTETLISIWNTYIAGEFGGMNEALARLSRLTNNKSYLETAKLFDNIRVFFGDAEHSHGLAKNVDMFRGLHANQHIPQIMGALEIYRDSKEPEYFDIADNFWNKATGDYMYSIGGVAGARNPANAECFTAQPATLYENGFAVGGQNETCATYNMLKLSRNLFLYNQQAELMDYYERGLYNHILASVDEHTPANTYHVPLRAGSVKQFSNAHMDGFTCCNGTALESNTKLQNSIYFKSADNDALYVNLYVPSTLKWTNKDIAVTQTTAYPKEDHTKLTISGSGKFDLNVRVPHWASKGFFVTINGKKQDVNVESGTYLTISRKWKDGDTVELRMPFLFYLEPVMDQQNVASLFYGPVLLAAQEDGPRKEWRKVTLDAEDISNSISGDPEKLEFEIGGITYKPFYETYGRHSVYLNVTLE, from the coding sequence ATGAAACGAGCATGTAAATCATTTACACTCGACAGAATGATTAAAAGAGGCGAGTTACATACGATACCGTTGAAAACAAGCAATTTTAATCGTATGAATTTAGTTAAGCCGATCGTTGGAATAATACTTGCTTTTTGTGCCTGGGGTACAAGCAGCGTATTTGCACAAAGCGGCGATCAGATTTTGGACGGCATTGGCGAAACCGGGTTAATTGCCCGTTATACGCTGGAAGAAAATGCTAAAGACTGGTCGAGAAATAATTTACATGGTACTATTCACGGCCCGGCTTATAAATTTGTCGACGATGAAGTGTTTGGAAAAGTACTTTCGTTGTCGGGCGATGGTAAAACCTATATCTCAATCCCCGGCGAAATGCTGGCAGGAGAGGAGTCGATGAGTATTTCGGGGTGGATTTTTCCACAATCGGCAGAAAGTACAGCTCCGTTTTTCGATTTTGGTAAGAATGGAAAGTCTGCCTTGTTTATGGCTCCCGGTGCCAACAACACTTATGTGGCGCAAATAAATACCGGCGCTAATATTTACACCGCAAATTCGGAAGCACCAGAGTTAAATAAATGGAACCATATTGCTGTTGTTATTAATGTTCCTGAAAAAACATTTACTACCTACCTAAACGGCAAACAGCTTAGCGAGGTAAAAAATATTGAGGTGGAGTTAAAGCAATTGTTTGATGGCAAAGACGGAGAAAGTCAGTTTCGTATCGGAAGTGCTGCTTTAAACGCCAAGCTGCACGATTTCCGTATTTACCGGATTCCTTTAAGTGAGAGACAAATTGGATGGATTAACTTTAGTGCCTTGCATAAAGAGGAAGCTGAAGAAATGATGCGTAACAGACAAGAGGCAGAACTTCAGGAATTTCCGGAATCGACACCTCAGTTGTATAATAAGTATTTAACCGACGTTCCCACCATTGAAGTGGAAACAGAAGTGGGCTTCCTTCCACGTTTGCCACGATTTGTAAAAGGCGTTTATAGCAACAATTTCGAGGGGCCTGAAGTGCGTGTGCTTTGGCCTGCCCCCGAAGATAACAGCGAAGTACAAAGTGCAGGAAAATACACGGTAAGCGGACGAGTTGCCGGAACCAATATTCAACCCAAAGCAATTGTTTCGGTAGTTAAGCACGATCATGATCATCATGCTCCGCACCGCACGCTGGAGGCTTTTGATTTGAATGAGGTACAATTAACCGAAGATTTGCATAACCACAAAACAAAATTTGTGGAGAACCGCGATAAATTCGTTAATGGTTTGCTGGAAACCAATCCTGATGATTTTCTTTACATGTTTCGCAATGCTTTTGGGCAGGAACAACCTGCAGGAGCTGAGCCTCTGGGCGTTTGGGACAGCCAGGAAACAAAACTTCGCGGTCATGCCACCGGACACTATCTGAGCGCTTTGGCACAGGCATATTCAAGTGCTGCTTACGATCCTGCTATTCAGGCTAAGTTTGCCAAGAAAATGGAGTATATGGTGAATACGTTGTATGACCTGGCAGAACTATCGGGAACTCCTAAAACTGCAGGTGGTGAGTCAGTAGCCGATCCGTTGGCTGTTCCTCCCGGACCGGGAAAAGTTGATTTTGATTCGGATTTAAGCGAAGATGGTATCCGCACCGATTACTGGAACTGGGGTAAAGGCTTTATCAGTGCCTATCCGCCCGATCAGTTTATTATGCTGGAACACGGTGCAAAATACGGAACTGATAACGATAAAGTTTGGGCACCGTATTATACCTTGCACAAAATATTGGCCGGTTTAATGGATATTTACGAAGTGAGTGGCAACAAGAAAGCACTTGACATTGTCGAAGGAATGGGAGACTGGGTACATGCTCGTTTAAGTGTGGTACCAACCGAAACACTTATCAGCATTTGGAACACTTACATTGCCGGCGAATTTGGCGGAATGAACGAAGCGCTGGCACGATTAAGCCGCTTAACCAACAATAAGAGTTACCTGGAAACGGCGAAATTATTCGATAACATCCGCGTATTTTTTGGCGATGCCGAACATTCGCACGGACTGGCGAAAAATGTTGATATGTTCCGCGGCTTACATGCCAACCAGCATATTCCACAAATTATGGGAGCACTGGAAATTTATCGCGACTCGAAGGAGCCGGAATATTTCGATATTGCTGATAACTTCTGGAATAAAGCCACCGGCGATTACATGTACAGTATTGGTGGTGTTGCAGGAGCCCGTAATCCTGCGAATGCCGAATGTTTTACAGCTCAGCCGGCAACGCTTTATGAAAACGGTTTTGCGGTAGGCGGTCAGAACGAAACCTGTGCAACGTATAATATGCTAAAATTGAGCCGTAACCTTTTTCTGTATAATCAGCAAGCCGAGTTGATGGATTATTACGAGCGGGGGCTTTATAACCATATTTTGGCATCGGTTGATGAGCATACTCCTGCAAATACGTACCACGTGCCTTTGCGTGCTGGTTCGGTTAAGCAATTCAGTAATGCACATATGGACGGTTTTACCTGTTGTAACGGTACGGCTTTGGAGAGCAATACAAAACTTCAGAACTCTATTTACTTTAAAAGTGCAGATAATGATGCTTTGTATGTAAACCTTTATGTGCCTTCAACATTAAAATGGACCAATAAGGACATTGCTGTTACGCAAACAACTGCTTATCCAAAAGAAGACCATACAAAATTAACCATTAGCGGTAGCGGCAAATTCGATCTGAATGTGCGTGTGCCGCATTGGGCTAGCAAAGGATTTTTTGTTACTATAAATGGCAAGAAACAAGATGTAAATGTGGAGTCGGGAACTTACCTTACCATCAGCCGCAAATGGAAAGACGGAGATACGGTAGAGTTGCGTATGCCATTTCTCTTTTATTTAGAGCCGGTAATGGATCAGCAAAACGTTGCCAGTTTATTCTACGGACCGGTTTTACTGGCTGCCCAGGAAGACGGTCCGCGAAAAGAATGGCGTAAAGTAACGTTGGATGCGGAAGATATCAGCAATTCGATTTCCGGTGACCCTGAAAAATTGGAATTTGAAATTGGCGGCATTACCTATAAACCTTTTTACGAAACTTACGGTCGTCATTCGGTATACCTTAATGTAACTTTAGAATAG
- a CDS encoding endo-1,4-beta-xylanase → MKNTIILILSFFLISSCAQQKSEQADEQAAPKSLKEAYAGAFKLGCAVNRFVISDRDTATRNIITSQFNTITPENSMKAAPINPRPGVYNFDPADRIVEFGEKNGMFIVGHTLVWHNQTPDWFFVNQEGNPNTPEEQIERMRSHIEAVAGRYAGHVNAWDVVNEVIDNDGSYRPTTWVNAVGDGDKMVKYAFQYANKYAPDAELYYNDFNAWRPEKRDGIARMVRMLQKEGVRIDGVGIQAHWGLNFPKNEYIEAAIDTFASLGLKVMITELDVDVLPLTKEGQIIGQVMSHPQFQMEEFEEFLDPYKDGLPEEVEQQLTERYEELFRIFYNKRDKIDRVTLWGLQDNMSWKNGYPIPGRTNYPLLFDRQNKAKPALKAVLEIPNQTL, encoded by the coding sequence ATGAAAAATACGATTATTCTTATTTTAAGTTTTTTCCTGATTTCGTCGTGTGCTCAACAAAAATCAGAACAAGCAGACGAACAAGCTGCGCCTAAGAGTTTAAAAGAAGCCTATGCCGGTGCATTTAAACTCGGTTGTGCCGTTAATAGATTTGTCATTTCGGATAGGGATACGGCTACCCGAAACATTATAACCAGTCAATTTAATACCATCACGCCTGAGAATTCGATGAAAGCTGCCCCCATTAATCCTCGCCCCGGAGTTTATAATTTTGATCCGGCCGACCGGATAGTGGAATTTGGTGAAAAAAACGGCATGTTCATCGTGGGGCATACCCTGGTTTGGCACAACCAGACTCCTGATTGGTTTTTTGTGAACCAAGAGGGCAATCCCAATACTCCGGAGGAACAAATCGAGCGGATGCGCAGCCACATTGAAGCGGTAGCCGGAAGGTATGCCGGGCACGTAAATGCCTGGGATGTAGTGAATGAAGTAATTGATAACGATGGATCGTATCGTCCTACCACCTGGGTAAATGCAGTTGGCGACGGCGACAAAATGGTAAAATATGCATTTCAATATGCCAACAAGTATGCTCCCGATGCAGAACTGTATTACAACGATTTTAATGCCTGGCGCCCTGAAAAGAGAGACGGCATAGCCCGCATGGTACGGATGTTGCAAAAAGAAGGAGTCAGGATCGACGGTGTTGGAATACAGGCACATTGGGGACTGAATTTCCCAAAAAATGAATACATCGAGGCAGCCATCGACACCTTTGCCTCATTGGGTTTAAAGGTTATGATAACCGAACTGGATGTTGATGTTCTCCCGCTGACCAAAGAGGGGCAGATTATCGGACAGGTGATGAGCCACCCTCAATTTCAGATGGAAGAGTTTGAGGAATTCCTCGACCCGTATAAAGACGGGCTGCCTGAAGAGGTAGAGCAACAGCTAACAGAAAGGTATGAGGAGCTGTTCCGGATTTTTTACAACAAACGGGATAAAATTGACCGGGTAACCTTGTGGGGATTGCAGGATAACATGTCGTGGAAAAACGGTTACCCCATCCCCGGCAGGACAAACTATCCGCTTCTTTTTGACAGGCAGAATAAAGCCAAGCCGGCGTTAAAAGCGGTATTGGAAATCCCGAATCAAACTTTGTAG
- a CDS encoding DUF4382 domain-containing protein has protein sequence MKKIITAFIIAATFFVACSDDENNAGTGTLKVRLTDAPAEYSAVLVDVQGLRINVNDADTTEGNWMDLTLDTMGQIDLLELMDGVSIQLSDDEIPAGYLSQIRLILGDNNQLVIGEDTMDMETPSAQQSGLKVNVHDSIADGETFNMMLDFDAEQSVVDKGNGSYSLKPVLTVIKD, from the coding sequence ATGAAAAAAATTATTACAGCTTTTATTATTGCAGCTACATTTTTTGTGGCTTGCAGCGATGACGAGAACAATGCCGGAACCGGTACGTTAAAAGTGCGTTTAACCGATGCTCCGGCCGAATACTCCGCAGTACTTGTTGATGTGCAGGGCCTGCGTATTAATGTTAACGATGCCGATACTACAGAAGGCAACTGGATGGATCTGACTTTGGATACCATGGGCCAGATCGATCTGTTGGAGTTAATGGACGGTGTCAGTATTCAGTTATCCGATGACGAAATTCCGGCAGGTTACTTATCGCAAATACGTTTGATACTGGGCGATAACAACCAGCTTGTAATTGGCGAAGATACCATGGATATGGAAACTCCTTCGGCACAACAATCAGGACTGAAAGTTAATGTACACGACTCTATTGCCGATGGCGAAACGTTTAATATGATGCTCGACTTTGATGCTGAACAATCGGTAGTTGACAAAGGAAACGGAAGCTATTCGTTAAAACCCGTTCTAACTGTTATTAAAGACTAA
- a CDS encoding C-GCAxxG-C-C family protein, with product MKNTCSTRKEARSLLFKVGCTGALFAVVNKNFGQRDSEVEKATGPLCGGIVQEGHQCGMLWGAALAAGAEASRRTKDSNVATSLAISAARDLVDSFNQRSSSVNCRDITNCNQKSKLGMIKFFITGKPLNCARLIGRWAPKAVATVEKSLTIMPESSDTPIVSCASIGAEKMGAGKEKAMMLAGFAGGIGLSGNACGALGAAVYLGAEKWYSNNPDDKRFIVPGAEEKMRDFLFENRGEVRCSKICGKTFATAEEHSEYIRNGGCEKLLNLLAGDQ from the coding sequence ATGAAAAACACCTGTTCAACCAGAAAAGAAGCCCGTAGCCTCCTGTTTAAAGTGGGGTGCACGGGTGCACTATTTGCGGTGGTAAATAAAAATTTCGGACAGCGCGACAGTGAAGTTGAGAAGGCAACCGGACCGTTATGTGGCGGAATCGTGCAAGAGGGGCACCAATGTGGAATGCTTTGGGGAGCCGCTCTTGCTGCCGGTGCCGAGGCAAGCCGAAGAACGAAAGACTCAAATGTTGCCACTTCGCTGGCTATTTCGGCTGCGCGTGATTTGGTCGATTCCTTCAATCAAAGATCATCGAGTGTGAATTGCCGCGATATTACAAACTGTAACCAGAAGTCGAAGCTGGGCATGATTAAGTTTTTTATTACCGGGAAACCGCTAAACTGTGCCCGCTTAATTGGTCGCTGGGCACCAAAGGCTGTGGCAACGGTAGAAAAAAGTTTGACTATAATGCCGGAAAGTTCAGATACTCCCATTGTAAGTTGTGCCAGTATTGGCGCCGAAAAAATGGGTGCAGGAAAAGAAAAAGCAATGATGTTGGCCGGTTTTGCAGGAGGAATAGGCTTAAGTGGCAATGCCTGTGGAGCACTTGGTGCTGCCGTTTATCTTGGAGCCGAAAAATGGTACAGCAATAATCCTGACGACAAACGTTTTATCGTTCCCGGGGCAGAAGAAAAGATGCGCGATTTTCTGTTTGAAAACAGGGGTGAGGTACGTTGTAGTAAAATTTGCGGGAAAACCTTTGCTACTGCAGAAGAGCACTCGGAATATATTCGGAACGGTGGATGCGAAAAACTCCTGAATTTATTGGCCGGAGATCAATAA